In a genomic window of Callithrix jacchus isolate 240 chromosome 22, calJac240_pri, whole genome shotgun sequence:
- the WIZ gene encoding protein Wiz isoform X3: protein MEGTLAGSLATPDRPRGPERLPGPAPRDNIEGGAEAAEGEGGIFRSARYLPVTKEGPRDILDGRGGISDGQPHPDLSEALPRATSATHRISSCYWDGGSLDFRPGSPPPHLLGHFPGTPDVRGPWEHPLVQEAGEGILSEQRFEDSVIVRTMRPHAELESSRRFLHHRGDPRILEKRPRGRPRFDWLQDEDEPGSPQDAGLSLDLPSQPPPLAPFRRVFMPVEDTPKTLDMAVVGGREDLEELEGLAQPSEWGLPTSASEVATQTWTVNSEASVERLSPLLPPIRTGAYLCELLEEVAEGVTSLDEDEDEEPAVFPCIECSIYFKQKEHLLEHMSQHRRAPGQEPPADLAPLACGECGWAFADPATLESHRQLHQASREKIIEEIQKLKQVPGDEGREARLQCPKCVFGTNSSRAYVQHAKLHVHEHPGQTAKEPFGGSSGAGSPSPEAGTLLYQPYRAAAAGLSACVFCGFPAPSESLLREHVRLVHPRPHWEEDSEAYEEDPASQPGTSQDAHACFPDTAVDYFGKAEPPLAPMWRENTTGYDPSLAFGPGCQQLGMRDFPLSKPFPHGMGQRPLGRLAFPSALASTPYALQLGRNKSTVHPQGLGERRRPWSEEEEEEEEEEEEEDIMLTSEMDFSLLATPSLIPQPALELKRTFREALQAAEATQEQQQQLQGMVPIVLVAKLGPQVMAAARVPPRLQPEELGLAGTHPLDLLLLDAPLGSPLGLDTLLDGDPAMALKHEERKCPYCPDRFHNGIGLANHVRGHLNRVGVSYNVRHFISAEEVKAIERRFSFQKKKKKVANFDPGTFSLMRCDFCGAGFDTRAGLSSHARAHLRDFGITNWELTVSPINILQELLATSATEQPPSPLGREPGGLPGSFLTSRRPRLPLTVPFPPTWAEDPGPAYGDGLGSEENAMVAMDLGSPSLPKKSLPVPGALEQVASRLSSKVAAEVPHGSKQELQDLKAQSLTTCEVCGACFETRKGLSSHARSHLRQLGVAESESSGAPIDLLYELVKQKGLPDAHLGLPPGLAKKSSSLKEVVTGAPRPSLLTLAKPLDGPAVNKAIKSPPGFSAKGLGHPPSSPLLKKTPLTLAGSPTPKNPEDKTPQLSLSPRPTSPKAQWPQSEDEGPLNLTSGPEPARDIRCEFCGEFFENRKGLSSHARSHLRQMGVTEWYVNGSPIDTLREILKRRTQSRPGGPPNPPGPSPKALAKMMGGAGPGSSLEARSPSDLHISPLAKKLPPPPGSPLGHSPTASPPPTARKMFPGLAAPSLPKKLKPEQIRVEIKREMLPGALHGELHPSEGPWGAPREDMTPLNLSSRAEPVRDIRCEFCGEFFENRKGLSSHARSHLRQMGVTEWSVNGSPIDTLREILKKKSKPCLIKKEPPAGDLAPALAEDGPPTVAPGPVQSPLPLSPLAGRPGKPGAGPAQVPRELSLTPITGAKPSATGYLGSVAAKRPLQEDRLLPAEVKAKTYIQTELPFKAKTLHEKTSHSSTEACCELCGLYFENRKALASHARAHLRQFGVTEWCVNGSPIETLSEWIKHRPQKVGAYRSYIQGGRPFTKKFRSAGHGRDSDKRPSLGLAPGGLAVVGRSAGGEPGPEAGRAADSGERPLAASPPGTVKAEEHQRQNINKFERRQARPPEASAARGGEETNDLQQKLEEVRQPPPRVRPVPSLVPRPPQTSLVKFVGNIYTLKCRFCEVEFQGPLSIQEEWVRHLQRHILEMNFSKADPPPEESQAPQAQTAAAEAP from the exons ACGGGCAGCCCCATCCCGACCTCAGCGAAGCCCTCCCCCGTGCCACCTCCGCCACCCATCGGATCAGCAGCTG CTACTGGGATGGAGGCAGCCTGGACTTCCGGCCGGGCTCCCCACCACCCCATCTTTTGGGCCATTTCCCAGGCACCCCTGATGTCCGGGGGCCCTGGGAGCACCCTCTTGtccaggaggctggggagggcatCCTATCTGAGCAGAGATTCGAGGACTCAGTCATTGTGAGAACCATGAGACCACACGCTGAGCTAGAGAGCTCTCGAAGGTTCTTGCACCACCGGGGGGATCCAAGGATCTTGGAGAAGCGCCCGCGGGGCCGCCCCAGGTTTGACTGGCTCCAAGATGAGGATGAGCCAGGGTCCCCCCAGGATGCAGGGCTGTCTTTGGACCTGCCTTCCCAGCCACCACCCCTTGCCCCCTTCAGAAGGGTGTTCATGCCAGTGGAAGACACCCCAAAGACGCTGGACATGGCAGTGGTGGGTGGCAGAGAAGACCTGGAGGAACTCGAGGGGCTGGCCCAGCCTTCCGAGTGGGGCCTACCCACGTCAGCTTCAGAGGTTGCCACGCAGACCTGGACGGTGAACTCGGAGGCGTCTGTAGAGCGGCTATCCCCGCTACTGCCTCCGATCCGGACGGGGGCGTACCTGTGTGAGCTGCTGGAGGAGGTGGCCGAAGGGGTGACCAGCTTGGATGAGGACGAGGACGAGGAGCCAGCTGTGTTCCCGTGCATCGAATGCAGCATCTACTTCAAGCAGAAGGAACACCTCCTGGAGCACATGAGCCAGCACCGCCGAGCCCCGGGCCAGGAGCCCCCTGCAGACCTAGCCCCGCTGGCCTGTGGGGAGTGCGGCTGGGCCTTTGCCGACCCCGCCACCCTGGAGAGCCACCGGCAGCTGCACCAGGCCTCCCGGGAGAAGATCATCGAGGAGATCCAAAAGCTGAAGCAAGTGCCAGGGGACGAGGGCCGGGAGGCGCGGCTACAGTGCCCCAAGTGTGTCTTTGGCACTAATTCCTCCAGGGCCTACGTGCAGCATGCCAAGCTGCACGTGCATGAGCACCCAGGCCAGACGGCCAAGGAGCCTTTTGGAGGCAGCAGTGGGGCTGGCAGCCCCAGCCCCGAGGCCGGCACCCTCCTCTATCAGCCCTACAGAGCTGCTGCTGCGGGCCTCAGCGCCTGTGTCTTCTGTGGTTTCCCAGCGCCCAGCGAGAGCCTGCTCAGGGAGCACGTGAGGCTGGTGCACCCCCGTCCCCACTGGGAGGAGGACAGCGAAGCTTACGAGGAGGACCCTGCCAGCCAGCCAGGCACTAGCCAGGATGCTCACGCCTGCTTCCCTGACACTGCTGTGGACTACTTTGGCAAAGCTGAGCCGCCCTTGGCCCCCATGTGGCGGGAGAACACTACTGGATACGACCCCAGCCTGGCCTTTGGCCCAGGATGCCAGCAGCTGGGCATGAGAGATTTCCCACTGTCAAAGCCATTCCCGCATGGCATGGGCCAGAGGCCGCTTGGAAGGCTGGCCTTTCCCTCAGCGCTAGCATCCACCCCCTACGCCTTACAGCTCGGGAGAAATAAAAGCACCGTCCACCCACAAGGTCTGGGGGAACGGAGGCGCCCTTGGAgcgaagaggaggaggaggaagaggaagaggaggaagaggaggatatAATGCTGACCTCCGAGATGGACTTTTCCCTGCTAGCCACCCCCAGCCTCATCCCGCAGCCGGCCCTGGAGCTGAAGCGGACCTTCCGAGAAGCCCTGCAGGCGGCAGAGGCCacgcaggagcagcagcagcagctccaaGGGATGGTGCCCATTGTGCTGGTGGCCAAGCTGGGGCCGCAGGTCATGGCAGCAGCCAGGGTGCCCCCGAGGCTTCAGcctgaggagctggggctggCGGGTACCCACCCCCTGGACCTCCTGCTCCTGGATGCGCCACTGGGCAGCCCCCTGGGGCTGGACACACTCTTGGATGGTGACCCAGCCATGGCACTGAAGCATGAGGAGCGGAAATGCCCCTACTGCCCCGATCGCTTCCACAACGGCATTGGCCTGGCCAACCACGTCCGGGGCCACCTGAACCGTGTGGGCGTGAGCTACAACGTGAGGCATTTCATCTCCGCCGAGGAAGTGAAGGCCATTGAGCGCAGGTTCTCcttccagaagaagaaaaaaaaag TGGCCAACTTTGACCCAGGAACCTTCAGCCTGATGCGCTGTGACTTCTGCGGGGCTGGCTTCGACACACGGGCTGGCCTCTCCAGCCACGCCCGTGCCCACCTGCGTGACTTTGGTATCACCAACTGGGAGCTCACCGTCTCACCCATCAACATCCTGCAGGAGCTGCTGGCCACCTCTGCCACTGAGCAGCCCCCCAGTCCCCTGGGCCGAGAGCCTGGGGGTCTGCCTGGCAGCTTCTTGACCTCCCGTCGGCCCCGCTTACCTCTCACGGTGCCCTTTCCACCCACCTGGGCTGAGGACCCTGGGCCAGCCTATGGAGATG GCCTGGGTTCTGAGGAAAACGCAATGGTGGCCATGGACTTGGGCTCTCCCTCACTCCCTAAGAAGAGCCTGCCTGTCCCTGGGGCCCTGGAGCAGGTGGCCAGTCGGCTGAGCAGCAAAGTGGCTGCAGAGGTTCCTCATGGCAGCAAACAGGAGCTGCAGGACCTCAAGG CCCAGAGCCTGACCACCTGCGAGGTCTGCGGCGCCTGCTTTGAGACCCGAAAGGGCCTGTCCAGCCACGCACGCTCCCACCTGCGGCAGCTGGGAGTGGCGGAGTCGGAGAGCAGCGGCGCACCCATCGACCTCCTCTACGAGCTTGTGAAGCAGAAGGGCCTGCCTGATGCCCACCTTGGGCTGCCCCCGGGCCTGGCTAAGAAGTCCAGCTCGCTGAAGGAGGTGGTCACCGGGGCCCCCCGGCCCAGCTTGCTCACCCTGGCCAAGCCCTTGGATGGCCCTGCTGTCAACAAAGCCATCAAGTCGCCTCCCGGCTTCTCAGCCAAGGGCCTGGGCCACCCGCCCAGCTCTCCGCTCCTCAAAAAGACACCACTGACCCTGGCCGGCTCCCCTACCCCTAAGAATCCTGAGGACAAGACCCCCCAGCTGTCCCTGAGCCCCCGGCCGACCTCCCCAAAGGCACAGTGGCCTCAGTCTGAGGATGAGGGGCCCTTGAACCTCA cctcaggCCCAGAGCCAGCAAGAGATATCCGCTGCGAGTTCTGTGGTGAGTTCTTCGAGAACCGCAAGGGCCTCTCGAGCCATGCACGCTCCCACCTGCGGCAAATGGGTGTGACCGAGTGGTACGTCAATGGCTCGCCCATCGACACATTGCGGGAGATCCTGAAGAGACGGACCCAGTCTCGGCCTGGTGGACCTCCCAACCCACCAGGGCCAAGCCCGAAAGCCCTGGCCAAGATGATGGGTGGCGCAGGTCCTGGCAGCTCACTGGAAGCCCGCAGCCCCTCGGACCTTCACATCTCACCCTTGGCCAAGAAGTTGCCACCGCCACCAGGCAGCCCCCTGGGCCACTCACCaactgcctctcctcctcccacgGCCCGGAAGATGTTCCCAGGCCTGGCTGCACCCTCCCTGCCCAAGAAGCTGAAGCCTGAACAAATTCGGGTGGAAATCAAGCGGGAGATGCTTCCAGGGGCCCTTCATGGGGAGCTGCACCCATCTGAGGGTCCCTGGGGGGCACCACGGGAAGACATGACACCCCTGAACCTGT CGTCCCGGGCAGAGCCGGTGCGCGACATACGCTGTGAATTCTGCGGTGAGTTCTTCGAGAACCGCAAGGGCCTGTCGAGTCACGCGCGCTCCCACCTGCGGCAGATGGGTGTGACCGAATGGTCCGTCAATGGTTCGCCCATCGACACACTTCGAGAAATCCTCAAGAAGAAATCCAAGCCGTGCCTCATCAAGAAGGAGCCACCGGCTGGAGACCTGGCCCCTGCCTTGGCTGAGGATGGGCCTCCCACTGTGGCCCCTGGGCCCGTGCAGTCCCCACTGCCGCTGTCGCCCCTGGCTGGCCGGCCAGGCAAACCAGGTGCAGGGCCGGCCCAGGTTCCTCGAGAGCTCAGCCTGACGCCCATCACTGGGGCCAAGCCCTCAGCCACTGGCTACTTGGGCTCAGTGGCAGCCAAGCGGCCCCTGCAGGAGGACCGCCTCCTCCCAGCAGAGGTCAAGGCCAAGACCTACATCCAGACTGAACTGCCCTTCAAGGCAAAGACCCTTCATGAGAAGACCTCCCACTCCT CCACCGAGGCCTGCTGCGAGCTGTGTGGCCTTTACTTTGAAAACCGCAAGGCCCTGGCCAGCCACGCACGGGCACACCTGCGGCAGTTCGGCGTGACTGAGTGGTGCGTCAATGGCTCGCCCATCGAGACACTGAGCGAGTGGATCAAGCATCGGCCCCAGAAGGTGGGCGCCTACCGCAGCTACATCCAGGGCGGCCGCCCCTTCACTAAGAAGTTTCGCAGTGCTGGCCATGGCCGTGACAGTGACAAACGGCCATCCCTGGGGCTGGCACCCGGGGGCCTGGCCGTGGTCGGCCGCAGTGCCGGGGGGGAGCCAGGGCCTGAGGCTGGCCGAGCAGCTGACAGTGGTGAGCGGCCTCTGGCAGCCAGCCCACCAGGCACTGTGAAGGCCGAGGAGCACCAGCGGCAGAACATCAACA AATTCGAACGCCGACAAGCCCGCCCTCCAGAGGCCTCTGCAGCCCGGGGAGGCGAAGAGACCAATGACCTACAGCAGAAGCTGGAGGAGGTGCGGCAACCCCCACCCCGAGTCCGGCCGGTTCCCTCCCTGGTGCCCCGGCCCCCACAGACATCACTTGTCAAGTTCGTGGGCAACATCTACACCCTCAAATGCAG GTTCTGTGAAGTGGAATTCCAGGGGCCCCTCTCCATCCAGGAAGAGTGGGTGCGGCACTTACAACGGCACATCCTGGAGATGAACTTCTCCAAAGCGGACCCCCCACCTGAGGAGTCCCAGGCCCCGCAGGCACAGACAGCGGCGGCAGAGGCTCCCTAA
- the WIZ gene encoding protein Wiz isoform X11, translated as MEGTLAGSLATPDRPRGPERLPGPAPRDNIEGGAEAAEGEGGIFRSARYLPVTKEGPRDILDGRGGISVANFDPGTFSLMRCDFCGAGFDTRAGLSSHARAHLRDFGITNWELTVSPINILQELLATSATEQPPSPLGREPGGLPGSFLTSRRPRLPLTVPFPPTWAEDPGPAYGDAQSLTTCEVCGACFETRKGLSSHARSHLRQLGVAESESSGAPIDLLYELVKQKGLPDAHLGLPPGLAKKSSSLKEVVTGAPRPSLLTLAKPLDGPAVNKAIKSPPGFSAKGLGHPPSSPLLKKTPLTLAGSPTPKNPEDKTPQLSLSPRPTSPKAQWPQSEDEGPLNLTSGPEPARDIRCEFCGEFFENRKGLSSHARSHLRQMGVTEWYVNGSPIDTLREILKRRTQSRPGGPPNPPGPSPKALAKMMGGAGPGSSLEARSPSDLHISPLAKKLPPPPGSPLGHSPTASPPPTARKMFPGLAAPSLPKKLKPEQIRVEIKREMLPGALHGELHPSEGPWGAPREDMTPLNLSSRAEPVRDIRCEFCGEFFENRKGLSSHARSHLRQMGVTEWSVNGSPIDTLREILKKKSKPCLIKKEPPAGDLAPALAEDGPPTVAPGPVQSPLPLSPLAGRPGKPGAGPAQVPRELSLTPITGAKPSATGYLGSVAAKRPLQEDRLLPAEVKAKTYIQTELPFKAKTLHEKTSHSSTEACCELCGLYFENRKALASHARAHLRQFGVTEWCVNGSPIETLSEWIKHRPQKVGAYRSYIQGGRPFTKKFRSAGHGRDSDKRPSLGLAPGGLAVVGRSAGGEPGPEAGRAADSGERPLAASPPGTVKAEEHQRQNINKFERRQARPPEASAARGGEETNDLQQKLEEVRQPPPRVRPVPSLVPRPPQTSLVKFVGNIYTLKCRFCEVEFQGPLSIQEEWVRHLQRHILEMNFSKADPPPEESQAPQAQTAAAEAP; from the exons TGGCCAACTTTGACCCAGGAACCTTCAGCCTGATGCGCTGTGACTTCTGCGGGGCTGGCTTCGACACACGGGCTGGCCTCTCCAGCCACGCCCGTGCCCACCTGCGTGACTTTGGTATCACCAACTGGGAGCTCACCGTCTCACCCATCAACATCCTGCAGGAGCTGCTGGCCACCTCTGCCACTGAGCAGCCCCCCAGTCCCCTGGGCCGAGAGCCTGGGGGTCTGCCTGGCAGCTTCTTGACCTCCCGTCGGCCCCGCTTACCTCTCACGGTGCCCTTTCCACCCACCTGGGCTGAGGACCCTGGGCCAGCCTATGGAGATG CCCAGAGCCTGACCACCTGCGAGGTCTGCGGCGCCTGCTTTGAGACCCGAAAGGGCCTGTCCAGCCACGCACGCTCCCACCTGCGGCAGCTGGGAGTGGCGGAGTCGGAGAGCAGCGGCGCACCCATCGACCTCCTCTACGAGCTTGTGAAGCAGAAGGGCCTGCCTGATGCCCACCTTGGGCTGCCCCCGGGCCTGGCTAAGAAGTCCAGCTCGCTGAAGGAGGTGGTCACCGGGGCCCCCCGGCCCAGCTTGCTCACCCTGGCCAAGCCCTTGGATGGCCCTGCTGTCAACAAAGCCATCAAGTCGCCTCCCGGCTTCTCAGCCAAGGGCCTGGGCCACCCGCCCAGCTCTCCGCTCCTCAAAAAGACACCACTGACCCTGGCCGGCTCCCCTACCCCTAAGAATCCTGAGGACAAGACCCCCCAGCTGTCCCTGAGCCCCCGGCCGACCTCCCCAAAGGCACAGTGGCCTCAGTCTGAGGATGAGGGGCCCTTGAACCTCA cctcaggCCCAGAGCCAGCAAGAGATATCCGCTGCGAGTTCTGTGGTGAGTTCTTCGAGAACCGCAAGGGCCTCTCGAGCCATGCACGCTCCCACCTGCGGCAAATGGGTGTGACCGAGTGGTACGTCAATGGCTCGCCCATCGACACATTGCGGGAGATCCTGAAGAGACGGACCCAGTCTCGGCCTGGTGGACCTCCCAACCCACCAGGGCCAAGCCCGAAAGCCCTGGCCAAGATGATGGGTGGCGCAGGTCCTGGCAGCTCACTGGAAGCCCGCAGCCCCTCGGACCTTCACATCTCACCCTTGGCCAAGAAGTTGCCACCGCCACCAGGCAGCCCCCTGGGCCACTCACCaactgcctctcctcctcccacgGCCCGGAAGATGTTCCCAGGCCTGGCTGCACCCTCCCTGCCCAAGAAGCTGAAGCCTGAACAAATTCGGGTGGAAATCAAGCGGGAGATGCTTCCAGGGGCCCTTCATGGGGAGCTGCACCCATCTGAGGGTCCCTGGGGGGCACCACGGGAAGACATGACACCCCTGAACCTGT CGTCCCGGGCAGAGCCGGTGCGCGACATACGCTGTGAATTCTGCGGTGAGTTCTTCGAGAACCGCAAGGGCCTGTCGAGTCACGCGCGCTCCCACCTGCGGCAGATGGGTGTGACCGAATGGTCCGTCAATGGTTCGCCCATCGACACACTTCGAGAAATCCTCAAGAAGAAATCCAAGCCGTGCCTCATCAAGAAGGAGCCACCGGCTGGAGACCTGGCCCCTGCCTTGGCTGAGGATGGGCCTCCCACTGTGGCCCCTGGGCCCGTGCAGTCCCCACTGCCGCTGTCGCCCCTGGCTGGCCGGCCAGGCAAACCAGGTGCAGGGCCGGCCCAGGTTCCTCGAGAGCTCAGCCTGACGCCCATCACTGGGGCCAAGCCCTCAGCCACTGGCTACTTGGGCTCAGTGGCAGCCAAGCGGCCCCTGCAGGAGGACCGCCTCCTCCCAGCAGAGGTCAAGGCCAAGACCTACATCCAGACTGAACTGCCCTTCAAGGCAAAGACCCTTCATGAGAAGACCTCCCACTCCT CCACCGAGGCCTGCTGCGAGCTGTGTGGCCTTTACTTTGAAAACCGCAAGGCCCTGGCCAGCCACGCACGGGCACACCTGCGGCAGTTCGGCGTGACTGAGTGGTGCGTCAATGGCTCGCCCATCGAGACACTGAGCGAGTGGATCAAGCATCGGCCCCAGAAGGTGGGCGCCTACCGCAGCTACATCCAGGGCGGCCGCCCCTTCACTAAGAAGTTTCGCAGTGCTGGCCATGGCCGTGACAGTGACAAACGGCCATCCCTGGGGCTGGCACCCGGGGGCCTGGCCGTGGTCGGCCGCAGTGCCGGGGGGGAGCCAGGGCCTGAGGCTGGCCGAGCAGCTGACAGTGGTGAGCGGCCTCTGGCAGCCAGCCCACCAGGCACTGTGAAGGCCGAGGAGCACCAGCGGCAGAACATCAACA AATTCGAACGCCGACAAGCCCGCCCTCCAGAGGCCTCTGCAGCCCGGGGAGGCGAAGAGACCAATGACCTACAGCAGAAGCTGGAGGAGGTGCGGCAACCCCCACCCCGAGTCCGGCCGGTTCCCTCCCTGGTGCCCCGGCCCCCACAGACATCACTTGTCAAGTTCGTGGGCAACATCTACACCCTCAAATGCAG GTTCTGTGAAGTGGAATTCCAGGGGCCCCTCTCCATCCAGGAAGAGTGGGTGCGGCACTTACAACGGCACATCCTGGAGATGAACTTCTCCAAAGCGGACCCCCCACCTGAGGAGTCCCAGGCCCCGCAGGCACAGACAGCGGCGGCAGAGGCTCCCTAA
- the WIZ gene encoding protein Wiz isoform X7 — MEGTLAGSLATPDRPRGPERLPGPAPRDNIEGGAEAAEGEGGIFRSARYLPVTKEGPRDILDGRGGISVANFDPGTFSLMRCDFCGAGFDTRAGLSSHARAHLRDFGITNWELTVSPINILQELLATSATEQPPSPLGREPGGLPGSFLTSRRPRLPLTVPFPPTWAEDPGPAYGDAQSLTTCEVCGACFETRKGLSSHARSHLRQLGVAESESSGAPIDLLYELVKQKGLPDAHLGLPPGLAKKSSSLKEVVTGAPRPSLLTLAKPLDGPAVNKAIKSPPGFSAKGLGHPPSSPLLKKTPLTLAGSPTPKNPEDKTPQLSLSPRPTSPKAQWPQSEDEGPLNLTLDSDGGRELDCQLCGAWFETRKGLSSHARAHLRHLGVSDPDAKGSPIDVLHGLIRRDGVQIRLPPRRGALAHPGRPPPTSAALSLLPPPPPAKKAKLKAAGMASPWGKQDLSAAAAAGIFWASDVEPSPLNLSSGPEPARDIRCEFCGEFFENRKGLSSHARSHLRQMGVTEWYVNGSPIDTLREILKRRTQSRPGGPPNPPGPSPKALAKMMGGAGPGSSLEARSPSDLHISPLAKKLPPPPGSPLGHSPTASPPPTARKMFPGLAAPSLPKKLKPEQIRVEIKREMLPGALHGELHPSEGPWGAPREDMTPLNLSSRAEPVRDIRCEFCGEFFENRKGLSSHARSHLRQMGVTEWSVNGSPIDTLREILKKKSKPCLIKKEPPAGDLAPALAEDGPPTVAPGPVQSPLPLSPLAGRPGKPGAGPAQVPRELSLTPITGAKPSATGYLGSVAAKRPLQEDRLLPAEVKAKTYIQTELPFKAKTLHEKTSHSSTEACCELCGLYFENRKALASHARAHLRQFGVTEWCVNGSPIETLSEWIKHRPQKVGAYRSYIQGGRPFTKKFRSAGHGRDSDKRPSLGLAPGGLAVVGRSAGGEPGPEAGRAADSGERPLAASPPGTVKAEEHQRQNINKFERRQARPPEASAARGGEETNDLQQKLEEVRQPPPRVRPVPSLVPRPPQTSLVKFVGNIYTLKCRFCEVEFQGPLSIQEEWVRHLQRHILEMNFSKADPPPEESQAPQAQTAAAEAP, encoded by the exons TGGCCAACTTTGACCCAGGAACCTTCAGCCTGATGCGCTGTGACTTCTGCGGGGCTGGCTTCGACACACGGGCTGGCCTCTCCAGCCACGCCCGTGCCCACCTGCGTGACTTTGGTATCACCAACTGGGAGCTCACCGTCTCACCCATCAACATCCTGCAGGAGCTGCTGGCCACCTCTGCCACTGAGCAGCCCCCCAGTCCCCTGGGCCGAGAGCCTGGGGGTCTGCCTGGCAGCTTCTTGACCTCCCGTCGGCCCCGCTTACCTCTCACGGTGCCCTTTCCACCCACCTGGGCTGAGGACCCTGGGCCAGCCTATGGAGATG CCCAGAGCCTGACCACCTGCGAGGTCTGCGGCGCCTGCTTTGAGACCCGAAAGGGCCTGTCCAGCCACGCACGCTCCCACCTGCGGCAGCTGGGAGTGGCGGAGTCGGAGAGCAGCGGCGCACCCATCGACCTCCTCTACGAGCTTGTGAAGCAGAAGGGCCTGCCTGATGCCCACCTTGGGCTGCCCCCGGGCCTGGCTAAGAAGTCCAGCTCGCTGAAGGAGGTGGTCACCGGGGCCCCCCGGCCCAGCTTGCTCACCCTGGCCAAGCCCTTGGATGGCCCTGCTGTCAACAAAGCCATCAAGTCGCCTCCCGGCTTCTCAGCCAAGGGCCTGGGCCACCCGCCCAGCTCTCCGCTCCTCAAAAAGACACCACTGACCCTGGCCGGCTCCCCTACCCCTAAGAATCCTGAGGACAAGACCCCCCAGCTGTCCCTGAGCCCCCGGCCGACCTCCCCAAAGGCACAGTGGCCTCAGTCTGAGGATGAGGGGCCCTTGAACCTCA CTTTAGATAGTGACGGGGGCAGAGAGCTGGACTGCCAGCTGTGCGGTGCCTGGTTTGAGACCCGAAAGGGCCTGTCCAGCCACGCCCGTGCCCACCTGCGCCACCTGGGCGTCAGCGATCCGGACGCCAAGGGATCCCCCATAGACGTGCTCCACGGGCTCATCAGGAGGGACGGCGTCCAGATCCGCCTCCCACCCAGGCGCGGCGCCCTGGCCCACCCGGGGCGGCCGCCTCCCACCTCCGCGGCCCTCTCCTTGCTCCCCCCCCCACCGCCGGCCAAGAAGGCCAAGCTGAAGGCCGCGGGTATGGCCAGCCCCTGGGGGAAGCAGGACCTCTCGGCCGCCGCAGCCGCCGGCATTTTCTGGGCCTCTGATGTGGAGCCGTCTCCTCTCAACCTCT cctcaggCCCAGAGCCAGCAAGAGATATCCGCTGCGAGTTCTGTGGTGAGTTCTTCGAGAACCGCAAGGGCCTCTCGAGCCATGCACGCTCCCACCTGCGGCAAATGGGTGTGACCGAGTGGTACGTCAATGGCTCGCCCATCGACACATTGCGGGAGATCCTGAAGAGACGGACCCAGTCTCGGCCTGGTGGACCTCCCAACCCACCAGGGCCAAGCCCGAAAGCCCTGGCCAAGATGATGGGTGGCGCAGGTCCTGGCAGCTCACTGGAAGCCCGCAGCCCCTCGGACCTTCACATCTCACCCTTGGCCAAGAAGTTGCCACCGCCACCAGGCAGCCCCCTGGGCCACTCACCaactgcctctcctcctcccacgGCCCGGAAGATGTTCCCAGGCCTGGCTGCACCCTCCCTGCCCAAGAAGCTGAAGCCTGAACAAATTCGGGTGGAAATCAAGCGGGAGATGCTTCCAGGGGCCCTTCATGGGGAGCTGCACCCATCTGAGGGTCCCTGGGGGGCACCACGGGAAGACATGACACCCCTGAACCTGT CGTCCCGGGCAGAGCCGGTGCGCGACATACGCTGTGAATTCTGCGGTGAGTTCTTCGAGAACCGCAAGGGCCTGTCGAGTCACGCGCGCTCCCACCTGCGGCAGATGGGTGTGACCGAATGGTCCGTCAATGGTTCGCCCATCGACACACTTCGAGAAATCCTCAAGAAGAAATCCAAGCCGTGCCTCATCAAGAAGGAGCCACCGGCTGGAGACCTGGCCCCTGCCTTGGCTGAGGATGGGCCTCCCACTGTGGCCCCTGGGCCCGTGCAGTCCCCACTGCCGCTGTCGCCCCTGGCTGGCCGGCCAGGCAAACCAGGTGCAGGGCCGGCCCAGGTTCCTCGAGAGCTCAGCCTGACGCCCATCACTGGGGCCAAGCCCTCAGCCACTGGCTACTTGGGCTCAGTGGCAGCCAAGCGGCCCCTGCAGGAGGACCGCCTCCTCCCAGCAGAGGTCAAGGCCAAGACCTACATCCAGACTGAACTGCCCTTCAAGGCAAAGACCCTTCATGAGAAGACCTCCCACTCCT CCACCGAGGCCTGCTGCGAGCTGTGTGGCCTTTACTTTGAAAACCGCAAGGCCCTGGCCAGCCACGCACGGGCACACCTGCGGCAGTTCGGCGTGACTGAGTGGTGCGTCAATGGCTCGCCCATCGAGACACTGAGCGAGTGGATCAAGCATCGGCCCCAGAAGGTGGGCGCCTACCGCAGCTACATCCAGGGCGGCCGCCCCTTCACTAAGAAGTTTCGCAGTGCTGGCCATGGCCGTGACAGTGACAAACGGCCATCCCTGGGGCTGGCACCCGGGGGCCTGGCCGTGGTCGGCCGCAGTGCCGGGGGGGAGCCAGGGCCTGAGGCTGGCCGAGCAGCTGACAGTGGTGAGCGGCCTCTGGCAGCCAGCCCACCAGGCACTGTGAAGGCCGAGGAGCACCAGCGGCAGAACATCAACA AATTCGAACGCCGACAAGCCCGCCCTCCAGAGGCCTCTGCAGCCCGGGGAGGCGAAGAGACCAATGACCTACAGCAGAAGCTGGAGGAGGTGCGGCAACCCCCACCCCGAGTCCGGCCGGTTCCCTCCCTGGTGCCCCGGCCCCCACAGACATCACTTGTCAAGTTCGTGGGCAACATCTACACCCTCAAATGCAG GTTCTGTGAAGTGGAATTCCAGGGGCCCCTCTCCATCCAGGAAGAGTGGGTGCGGCACTTACAACGGCACATCCTGGAGATGAACTTCTCCAAAGCGGACCCCCCACCTGAGGAGTCCCAGGCCCCGCAGGCACAGACAGCGGCGGCAGAGGCTCCCTAA